Proteins encoded in a region of the Cherax quadricarinatus isolate ZL_2023a chromosome 99, ASM3850222v1, whole genome shotgun sequence genome:
- the LOC138851091 gene encoding uncharacterized protein — MEQPPKQFIVLPCGDVATNTRRALAMSNINVSTINTSSIKDLTTKRSPTPLTSTAGVYTIPCGFCPKKYVGETGRDLAVRLNEHRNASNRDDVRYACVIHRDSTGHLMNWNEAQLVLTEPDLRRRRCLEASLIAVTDTIERNTGNYKISKTLAYMILKQHQPNNTGVT; from the coding sequence atggaacagccccctaaacagttcatagtgctcccatgtggcgatgttgccacgaatactcgccgggcacttgctatgagtaacatcaacgtttccaccataaacacatcctctatcaaagacctcactactaaacgcagccccacacctctaacttctacagcaggcgtctacacgatcccttgtgggttctgtcccaagaaatatgtaggcgagacaggcagagatcttgcagtccgcctgaatgagcatcgaaatgcctctaacagagacgatgtaaggtacgcctgtgtcatccacagagactccacggggcatttgatgaactggaacgaggcacaactcgttctcaccgaaccagacctcagacgccgacggtgcctagaagcctcactaatcgccgtcaccgacactatagaacgcaacactggaaactacaaaatttcaaaaacattggcatacatgatacttaagcagcaccaacccaacaacacaggagtcacatga